In Anseongella ginsenosidimutans, one genomic interval encodes:
- a CDS encoding aspartate-semialdehyde dehydrogenase, translating to MKVAVVGATGLVGSQMLKVLAERDFPVDELIPVASERSVGKEVEFKGKKYKVVSAADAIAMKPAVALFSAGGGTSLALAPAFAEAGITVIDNSSAWRMDPDKKLIVPEINGDVLTEEDKIIANPNCSTIQMVLALDPLHKKYGAKRVVVSTYQSVTGTGVKAVNQLMDEREGREGEKAYPYPIDMNVIPQIDTFLDNGYTKEEMKMVNETKKILGDDSIRVTATTVRIPVMGGHSESVNIEFEEEFDLAEVRALLAATPGIIVKDNPSKGEYPMPLLDAHNRDEVFVGRIRRDESQPRTLNLWVVADNLRKGAATNAVQIAEYLLKKGMLARPVTA from the coding sequence ATGAAAGTAGCAGTAGTTGGGGCTACCGGCCTGGTAGGATCCCAAATGTTAAAAGTACTCGCGGAACGTGATTTCCCCGTAGATGAACTTATCCCGGTAGCTTCTGAAAGGAGCGTTGGTAAAGAAGTTGAATTTAAGGGAAAGAAGTACAAGGTGGTAAGCGCCGCGGATGCCATTGCCATGAAACCTGCTGTTGCTTTGTTTTCCGCCGGGGGAGGCACATCTCTCGCACTTGCGCCGGCGTTTGCTGAAGCAGGTATTACCGTGATCGATAATTCCTCGGCCTGGCGGATGGACCCGGACAAGAAGCTGATCGTACCCGAAATAAACGGCGACGTACTTACCGAAGAAGATAAGATCATTGCCAATCCTAATTGCTCCACCATCCAGATGGTGCTTGCCCTTGACCCCCTGCATAAAAAATACGGGGCTAAAAGGGTGGTTGTTTCCACCTACCAGTCCGTTACCGGTACCGGCGTTAAGGCCGTAAACCAGTTAATGGACGAGCGCGAAGGGCGCGAAGGCGAAAAAGCCTACCCGTATCCCATTGACATGAACGTCATTCCCCAGATCGATACCTTCCTGGATAACGGATATACCAAGGAAGAAATGAAAATGGTTAACGAGACGAAAAAGATCCTGGGAGACGATTCCATCCGGGTTACCGCTACCACGGTCCGTATCCCGGTTATGGGCGGCCATTCCGAGTCGGTAAATATTGAATTTGAGGAAGAATTCGACCTTGCCGAAGTGCGGGCGCTGCTGGCGGCCACTCCAGGCATTATTGTAAAGGATAATCCTTCAAAAGGAGAATATCCGATGCCGCTGCTGGATGCCCATAACAGGGATGAAGTATTTGTAGGGCGGATTCGCAGGGATGAGAGCCAGCCCAGAACCCTTAATTTATGGGTAGTAGCGGACAATCTTCGCAAGGGCGCCGCAACTAACGCGGTACAGATTGCGGAATACCTTCTTAAAAAGGGCATGCTTGCCCGGCCGGTGACTGCCTGA
- a CDS encoding lamin tail domain-containing protein, with protein MKTFYLTLFTFFSLCGNIAAQLLNDSFTDGNFTSSPSWNGDTIAWRVNEHLQLNTKDAAVSQEVYLSTPLPNSKSAKWEFLLQMNFDPSAANRFKIYLFSDRPGLKGPLNGYYLQVGESGTEDGFDLYRQDSLSVTRIFKGPAVKRPSPDTLNCRFSIRRDSRGNWEISADPAGGKNFISYGTVRDPSHEPAGHFGLLAAYTPTRSGRFFFDDLLITDPGPGAVIPPPLVEWGSLLITEVFADPSPQAEDLPEAEFFELYNASDTVIHLAGWTWRDKHAEAGFGRDSIAPGEYLIICDEENLDAFSPYGRAAGLSPFPSLNNTGDRLQLSAPQGKLIDTLSYSDQWYRDPLKAEGGFSLERIAFSLPCFQEANWAASVSPAGGTPGAASSLSDSISSGHFAFLDMIIQDSLTLEVNFNTFPEPVSALAAGNYILNNGAVVKAIQFTEDRQGVVLFLEETLRRGSLYRLTMTGLHDCYGNQLEISEKEFLLPQLAEPGDVIINEILFNPRPGGADFVEIYNRSDKILDLKDFGLASHPRNDSLNKVIPVTAGTRLIYPGQYCLLSKYPERVKAQHFTKAPETFLSMDRFPAYNNENGSCVLISRGRPIDRFDYRENMHFQLLREPEGISLEKVHFDPPAARPGIFRSAAATAGYATPGYRNSQFIQAGSLSAVKLSNSLFTPDNDGRNDRLLVSYRFPRPNSVASIRIFNANGFLIRHLAGNLLLGTEGTLAWDGSGDSGTPLKSGPYLVIMEVFSENGQVERFKKFCVLARRE; from the coding sequence ATGAAAACGTTTTATCTGACCCTTTTCACCTTTTTCAGCTTATGCGGCAATATCGCTGCCCAGTTACTGAACGACTCCTTTACGGACGGAAATTTTACTTCCTCGCCTTCCTGGAACGGCGATACAATTGCCTGGCGGGTAAACGAACATTTACAGCTGAACACTAAAGATGCCGCTGTAAGCCAGGAAGTTTACCTGTCCACACCACTCCCAAACAGCAAAAGTGCGAAATGGGAATTTCTTTTACAAATGAATTTTGATCCCTCGGCAGCTAACCGCTTTAAAATCTATCTTTTTTCCGATAGGCCGGGGCTGAAAGGCCCGCTTAACGGCTATTACCTGCAGGTGGGTGAAAGCGGAACGGAAGATGGATTTGACCTCTACCGGCAGGACAGCTTGTCGGTTACCCGCATCTTCAAAGGCCCGGCAGTAAAAAGGCCATCACCGGATACATTAAATTGCCGGTTCAGCATTCGCCGGGACAGCCGGGGAAACTGGGAAATAAGCGCCGACCCTGCGGGAGGCAAGAATTTTATTTCCTATGGAACCGTCCGCGACCCCAGCCATGAACCGGCAGGGCACTTCGGCCTGCTCGCCGCCTATACGCCCACCCGCTCTGGACGCTTTTTCTTTGATGACTTGCTTATTACTGATCCGGGGCCCGGCGCGGTCATTCCGCCGCCGCTGGTTGAATGGGGCAGCCTTCTGATAACAGAGGTATTTGCGGATCCCAGCCCGCAGGCAGAAGATCTCCCGGAGGCGGAATTTTTCGAACTGTATAATGCGTCCGACACGGTCATTCACCTGGCCGGCTGGACCTGGCGGGACAAGCATGCCGAGGCCGGTTTTGGAAGGGATAGTATTGCTCCCGGCGAATACCTGATCATCTGTGATGAAGAAAACCTCGATGCGTTTTCGCCATACGGCCGTGCGGCGGGCCTGTCTCCCTTCCCCTCCTTAAATAATACCGGGGACCGCCTGCAACTATCAGCGCCGCAGGGCAAGCTCATTGATACGCTTAGTTATTCCGATCAGTGGTACCGCGATCCACTAAAAGCAGAAGGCGGTTTTTCGCTGGAACGCATCGCCTTTTCGCTCCCTTGCTTCCAGGAAGCAAACTGGGCCGCCTCTGTTTCCCCCGCCGGGGGAACACCCGGGGCAGCCAGTTCACTCAGCGACTCCATTTCCAGTGGTCATTTTGCTTTCCTGGATATGATCATACAGGACAGCCTGACACTGGAAGTGAATTTCAACACATTTCCGGAACCGGTTTCCGCTCTTGCGGCCGGCAATTACATTCTGAATAACGGCGCGGTGGTAAAAGCCATCCAATTCACAGAAGACAGGCAGGGTGTTGTACTATTCCTGGAGGAAACGCTCCGGCGGGGCAGCCTTTACCGGCTGACAATGACAGGGCTGCATGACTGCTATGGCAACCAGCTCGAAATCAGCGAAAAAGAATTCCTGCTTCCGCAGCTGGCTGAACCCGGGGACGTGATAATTAACGAGATCCTGTTTAACCCCCGGCCGGGAGGCGCGGATTTCGTGGAAATCTATAATCGTTCTGACAAGATCCTGGACCTGAAGGATTTTGGCCTTGCTTCACATCCCCGGAATGATTCGCTCAACAAAGTAATCCCCGTTACGGCCGGAACCCGCTTAATTTACCCGGGCCAATATTGCTTATTGAGCAAGTACCCCGAAAGGGTAAAAGCCCAGCATTTCACGAAAGCCCCGGAAACCTTTCTTTCGATGGACCGCTTTCCTGCCTATAATAATGAAAACGGCAGCTGTGTCCTGATAAGCCGGGGCCGCCCCATCGACCGCTTTGACTACCGGGAAAACATGCATTTTCAACTGCTCCGGGAACCCGAAGGCATTTCCCTTGAAAAAGTCCATTTCGATCCTCCCGCCGCAAGACCAGGCATCTTTCGCTCCGCGGCAGCTACCGCAGGCTATGCTACCCCGGGCTACCGCAATTCCCAGTTTATCCAGGCAGGCAGTCTTTCTGCAGTAAAACTTTCCAACTCGCTCTTTACGCCCGATAACGACGGCCGGAATGACCGGCTGCTGGTCAGTTATCGCTTCCCCCGGCCTAACAGCGTGGCCAGTATCAGAATATTCAATGCAAATGGATTTTTGATAAGGCACCTTGCCGGTAACCTGCTTTTAGGCACGGAAGGCACATTGGCCTGGGACGGCAGCGGGGATTCGGGAACTCCTCTCAAAAGCGGTCCTTATCTGGTCATTATGGAAGTCTTTTCAGAGAACGGCCAGGTGGAACGATTTAAAAAATTCTGTGTGCTGGCACGCCGGGAATAG
- the pth gene encoding aminoacyl-tRNA hydrolase gives MKYLIAGLGNIGPEYADTRHNIGFMVLDELARLHGAAFGPDRHAWYTEVRVKGRVLHLIKPTTYMNLSGKAVKYWLQTLNIPMENMLVVLDDVALPFGAVRLRPKGGDAGHNGLKHINLMLGSTGYPRLRFGIGDNYFKGQQVNYVLSGFDDDELMELPALVKRSVDMILSYATIGIELTMTQFNK, from the coding sequence ATGAAGTATCTAATAGCCGGATTGGGTAATATTGGACCTGAATATGCCGATACGCGGCATAATATCGGTTTTATGGTATTGGATGAACTGGCGCGGCTGCATGGAGCTGCCTTTGGCCCGGATCGTCATGCATGGTACACCGAAGTCCGGGTAAAAGGCCGCGTGCTGCACCTTATAAAGCCCACTACCTATATGAACCTGAGCGGCAAGGCCGTAAAATACTGGCTTCAGACGCTGAATATTCCCATGGAGAATATGCTGGTGGTACTGGACGATGTCGCCTTGCCTTTCGGGGCCGTCCGGCTGCGGCCCAAAGGAGGAGATGCCGGGCACAATGGTTTGAAACACATCAACTTAATGCTTGGGAGTACGGGATACCCCCGCCTTCGATTCGGTATAGGCGATAATTACTTTAAAGGACAGCAGGTGAATTATGTCCTAAGCGGTTTCGATGATGACGAATTAATGGAGCTTCCCGCCCTGGTAAAGCGTTCGGTGGACATGATCCTGAGTTATGCCACTATCGGGATCGAACTTACAATGACGCAATTTAACAAATAA
- a CDS encoding rhodanese-related sulfurtransferase — MKKYRTLLYYCYTPIEDAEQFAGSHLDFCRSLGLKGRIIVAPEGLNGTVSGTEDACETYMTTLHAIPQFSGIDFKVDEVDAPSFVKLHVRYKPEIVHSGLRDPEVINPMEKTGIHLDPADFQQMKDRDDVVVLDVRSNYEHQLGHFRNALTLDIENFRDFPRKINELAHLKDKKVITYCTGGIKCEKASALLLHEGFREVYQLKGGIIKYGKETDGRDFEGKCYVFDNRIAVDINRHNPSVISVCHNCGKASARMINCANPECNEHFSQCEECGWAMDGCCSDSCMQHSRKRPYDGTGYYVKQTDPSML, encoded by the coding sequence ATGAAAAAATACAGAACACTTCTTTATTATTGTTATACGCCTATTGAGGATGCGGAACAATTCGCCGGCAGCCATCTTGACTTTTGCCGGTCCCTTGGTTTAAAGGGACGTATAATTGTGGCGCCAGAGGGCCTGAACGGCACGGTTTCCGGCACGGAGGACGCTTGTGAAACCTATATGACCACCCTTCACGCGATCCCGCAATTCTCCGGGATCGATTTTAAAGTAGACGAGGTAGACGCGCCTTCATTTGTAAAACTCCATGTCCGCTATAAGCCCGAAATTGTTCATTCCGGCCTGCGCGATCCCGAAGTGATCAATCCCATGGAGAAAACAGGCATCCACCTGGATCCGGCTGATTTCCAGCAAATGAAAGACCGCGATGACGTGGTAGTGCTGGATGTACGCTCCAATTATGAACACCAGCTCGGCCATTTCAGGAATGCCCTCACCCTGGACATTGAGAATTTCCGGGATTTTCCCCGGAAGATCAATGAGCTGGCGCACCTGAAAGACAAGAAAGTGATCACCTATTGTACAGGTGGTATAAAGTGCGAAAAAGCTTCGGCCTTGCTGTTGCATGAGGGCTTCCGCGAAGTCTACCAGCTTAAAGGAGGAATCATCAAGTACGGAAAAGAGACGGACGGCCGCGACTTCGAGGGAAAATGCTATGTGTTCGACAACCGCATTGCCGTTGACATAAACCGGCATAATCCTTCGGTGATCTCTGTTTGCCATAATTGCGGAAAAGCGTCAGCCCGCATGATCAACTGTGCCAACCCGGAGTGCAACGAACATTTCTCCCAGTGTGAAGAATGCGGCTGGGCCATGGACGGCTGCTGTTCTGATAGCTGTATGCAGCATTCCCGCAAGCGCCCCTATGATGGCACCGGCTATTACGTCAAACAGACGGACCCATCCATGCTTTAG
- a CDS encoding ribose-phosphate pyrophosphokinase, whose amino-acid sequence MPLQFNPVKVFSGSASTALASKIARSIGRDAGEVTINRFSDGEFQPSYNESVRGCDLFIVQSTYAPSDNLMELLLLIDAARRASAHYVTAVIPYFGLARQDRKDKPRVPIGSKLVANLLAAAGANRVMTMDLHAAQIQGFFDIPVDHLDASVIFVPYLRSLGLKHLTIASPDIGGALRARFFAKAMNVEVVICDKQRKRANEIESMSVIGDVKGHDIVLVDDIIDTAGTLTKAAQLLVDKGARSVRAVCTHPVLSGNAYERIEDSVLEELIVCDTIPLRQNSKKIRVLSVAELFAKAISSVNEHGSISELFRISDEYQSKINI is encoded by the coding sequence ATGCCGTTACAATTTAACCCGGTTAAAGTTTTCTCCGGCTCAGCCTCCACAGCGCTGGCTTCCAAGATCGCCCGCTCAATTGGCAGGGACGCGGGAGAGGTGACCATCAACCGTTTCAGTGATGGAGAATTCCAGCCTTCTTATAATGAATCTGTAAGAGGTTGCGACTTGTTCATTGTGCAATCCACGTACGCGCCATCTGACAATCTCATGGAGCTGTTGCTCCTGATCGATGCGGCGAGGCGTGCTTCGGCGCATTATGTTACGGCGGTGATCCCTTACTTCGGGCTGGCCCGCCAGGACCGCAAGGATAAGCCCAGGGTTCCCATAGGATCCAAGTTAGTGGCTAACCTGCTGGCCGCTGCCGGCGCCAACCGGGTAATGACGATGGATTTGCACGCCGCTCAGATACAAGGTTTCTTTGATATCCCGGTGGACCATCTGGATGCTTCGGTGATCTTTGTTCCTTATTTGCGGAGCCTGGGCCTGAAACACCTCACCATTGCCTCGCCTGACATTGGCGGAGCCCTGCGGGCAAGGTTTTTTGCCAAGGCAATGAATGTGGAAGTAGTGATCTGCGATAAGCAGCGGAAGAGGGCCAATGAAATTGAGTCCATGAGCGTGATCGGGGATGTGAAAGGGCATGATATCGTCCTGGTTGACGATATTATTGATACTGCGGGAACACTTACGAAAGCGGCTCAGCTGCTTGTTGACAAAGGCGCCAGGAGTGTAAGGGCAGTTTGTACGCACCCGGTGTTGTCCGGAAATGCGTATGAACGGATTGAAGATTCGGTGCTGGAGGAATTGATTGTGTGCGATACGATCCCTTTGCGGCAGAACAGTAAGAAGATCCGGGTACTTTCCGTGGCTGAACTCTTTGCGAAGGCCATTTCGAGCGTGAACGAGCATGGTTCCATTAGCGAACTGTTCCGGATCAGTGACGAGTATCAATCGAAGATCAATATCTGA
- the dacB gene encoding D-alanyl-D-alanine carboxypeptidase/D-alanyl-D-alanine endopeptidase, with product MAYFYSILTGTLLIFSGNFLLAQPSHLAAAFSRFEQDEQMRYGIAAICVLDARTGETVFARNAHTGMATASTLKTITSITSFSLLGPDYRYRTQLSYTGKLGPGGVLQGDLLIRGSGDPTLGSWRWPQTAGAVVLETWVAAVKKAGIQRIEGRIIGDDSRMGTQTIPGGWQWDDIGNYYGAGSSALNWRENQFDILLAPSQVGGPVKMSGTRPQMDYLEFVNELQTGPAGSGDRAYAYLPPYRNIAYLRGTYAIDERERAISAAIPDPAFECAYRFLEALEKSGIPVSGEAGTSRRLQLEGASTPVVAAGIADFTSPSLAEIIKEFNHKSINLYGESLVKTLAIESGKRGSTGAGVQVIREFWAGKGIDSASLAMVDGSGLSPANRITVSSMARILQQARNESWFSDFYQSLPLQNGMRMKSGSIQGVRGYTGYHTASDGRKYVFAFIVNNYNGSSSAIRRKIWAILDLLK from the coding sequence ATGGCGTATTTTTACAGTATACTTACAGGTACACTCTTAATTTTTTCAGGAAATTTCCTGCTGGCGCAGCCGTCCCACTTGGCTGCCGCCTTTTCCCGTTTCGAGCAGGATGAACAAATGCGGTATGGGATTGCCGCGATATGCGTGCTGGACGCCCGGACAGGCGAAACTGTTTTCGCCCGTAATGCGCATACCGGAATGGCAACCGCGTCTACCCTCAAGACAATTACTTCCATTACCAGTTTTAGCTTGCTGGGTCCGGATTACCGCTACCGGACACAACTCTCGTATACAGGAAAACTCGGGCCAGGCGGCGTGCTGCAAGGCGACCTCCTTATCCGCGGCAGCGGAGATCCTACGCTGGGCTCCTGGCGCTGGCCGCAAACCGCCGGGGCGGTAGTGCTGGAAACCTGGGTAGCTGCCGTAAAAAAGGCCGGCATACAGCGTATCGAAGGCCGTATCATTGGAGATGACAGCCGGATGGGTACCCAAACCATCCCGGGCGGCTGGCAATGGGATGATATTGGCAATTATTACGGGGCGGGCAGCAGCGCGCTGAACTGGAGGGAGAACCAATTTGATATTTTGCTGGCGCCTTCCCAGGTAGGCGGGCCCGTGAAGATGAGCGGTACCCGGCCGCAAATGGACTACCTGGAATTTGTGAATGAATTGCAGACAGGGCCGGCTGGCAGCGGCGACAGAGCCTACGCATATCTTCCGCCTTACCGCAATATTGCGTACCTGCGGGGTACCTATGCCATTGATGAGCGCGAACGGGCCATTTCAGCTGCTATTCCCGACCCGGCATTCGAGTGCGCTTACCGGTTTCTTGAAGCCCTGGAAAAGAGCGGCATTCCGGTCTCGGGGGAAGCCGGAACCAGCAGGCGCCTGCAACTGGAAGGCGCTTCAACACCGGTTGTCGCCGCGGGTATCGCTGATTTTACATCTCCTTCCCTGGCAGAGATCATAAAGGAATTCAATCATAAAAGCATCAACCTCTACGGGGAAAGCCTGGTCAAAACCCTGGCCATCGAAAGCGGGAAACGAGGCAGCACTGGTGCCGGCGTGCAGGTAATCCGCGAGTTCTGGGCCGGGAAAGGCATTGACTCAGCCAGCCTGGCAATGGTGGACGGAAGTGGGCTCAGTCCTGCGAACCGTATCACCGTTTCGTCAATGGCCAGGATTCTGCAGCAGGCCCGCAATGAGTCCTGGTTCAGTGATTTTTATCAAAGCCTTCCGTTACAAAACGGAATGCGGATGAAAAGCGGCTCTATCCAGGGCGTGCGGGGATATACGGGTTATCATACCGCATCAGACGGGCGGAAGTATGTATTTGCATTTATTGTCAATAACTATAACGGAAGTTCCTCTGCAATACGCAGGAAAATTTGGGCTATTTTAGATTTATTAAAATGA
- a CDS encoding 50S ribosomal protein L25/general stress protein Ctc — protein sequence MKSIAISGSARQNVGKRDAKQLRYEGKVPCVLYGGEEQYHFAASAADLRDLIYTPEAMFVDLDIEGKQFRASMKDIQFHPVSDQVLHVDFLQLFEDKPVKMEIPVKVTGVSPGVRSGGKLTQNFRKLKVKGLPKDMVDNIEVDISSLEVGDAIRVQDIKAGNLELLNSMENTIVKVDQSRATRSAAQAGEAE from the coding sequence ATGAAATCAATAGCTATTAGCGGTTCTGCTCGTCAGAACGTAGGGAAACGTGACGCTAAGCAGTTGCGGTACGAAGGCAAAGTGCCTTGCGTATTGTACGGTGGTGAAGAACAATACCACTTTGCGGCGTCCGCTGCTGATTTACGGGATCTGATCTATACCCCGGAGGCCATGTTTGTGGACCTGGACATCGAGGGAAAGCAGTTTCGTGCCAGCATGAAGGATATACAGTTCCATCCGGTAAGCGACCAGGTGCTGCACGTGGACTTTCTTCAATTATTTGAGGATAAGCCGGTGAAAATGGAAATTCCGGTGAAGGTGACAGGTGTTTCTCCCGGCGTTCGTTCGGGCGGTAAACTGACTCAGAATTTCAGGAAGCTGAAAGTGAAAGGCTTACCGAAAGACATGGTGGATAACATCGAAGTTGATATCAGCTCTCTTGAAGTGGGAGACGCCATCAGGGTGCAGGATATTAAAGCGGGAAACCTGGAATTGCTTAATTCCATGGAAAATACCATTGTAAAAGTGGATCAGTCCCGCGCTACCCGTTCTGCGGCTCAGGCTGGCGAAGCGGAATAA
- a CDS encoding glycosyltransferase family 117 protein translates to MEPSASYWDCGEFISCIYRMQVAHQPGAPLFTMLYKVFTLLAGDNLDKIAYYSNFGSVLSSGFTILFLFWTITALAKKLVLKQQAALSEGNIYLILGSGLVGALAYTFSDTFWFSAVESEVYALSSLCTAIVFWAIFKWENHADQPGADRWLVLIAYVMGLSIGVHLLNLLAIPAISLVYYFKRYKYTRSGAFWAFVVSCIILLFVQYGIIPGLVSLAAKFDLLFVNVFGLPFDSGMIFFILLLAGGSSGLSAILSAKGNPC, encoded by the coding sequence ATGGAACCCTCTGCCAGTTACTGGGATTGCGGGGAGTTCATTTCCTGCATTTACAGGATGCAGGTGGCGCACCAGCCCGGCGCTCCCCTCTTCACCATGCTTTACAAGGTATTTACCCTGTTGGCAGGGGATAACCTGGATAAAATTGCCTACTATTCTAATTTTGGTTCTGTGCTGTCCAGCGGCTTCACGATCCTGTTCCTGTTCTGGACCATTACCGCCCTGGCAAAAAAGCTGGTATTGAAACAACAAGCCGCGCTCAGCGAAGGGAATATTTACCTGATCCTTGGCAGCGGGCTGGTAGGTGCGCTTGCCTATACCTTTTCCGATACGTTCTGGTTTTCCGCCGTTGAATCGGAGGTGTACGCGCTTTCTTCTCTTTGTACCGCCATCGTTTTCTGGGCCATCTTCAAATGGGAAAACCATGCCGACCAGCCCGGCGCAGACCGCTGGCTCGTCCTGATCGCCTATGTAATGGGGCTGTCCATTGGTGTCCACCTGCTGAACCTGCTGGCTATTCCGGCCATTTCACTTGTCTATTACTTCAAACGTTATAAATACACGCGGAGCGGCGCGTTCTGGGCCTTCGTAGTAAGCTGTATCATTCTTCTGTTCGTTCAGTACGGCATTATTCCCGGTCTGGTTTCCCTTGCCGCCAAATTCGACCTGCTTTTTGTCAACGTCTTCGGGCTGCCTTTTGATTCGGGCATGATCTTCTTTATCCTGTTGCTGGCAGGGGGCTCGTCTGGGCTTTCCGCTATTCTATCAGCAAAAGGAAACCCTTGCTGA
- a CDS encoding NAD-dependent epimerase/dehydratase family protein — protein sequence MTRDKIIVTGANGQVGTELVSALRKIHGNSNVIATDIDQHPTSSGDSGPFEYLNVLDQENLRRLLDTYRPREVYHLAALLSAVGEKKPQKAWELNMDGLLHMLRLSLEFEVEKVFWPSSIAVFGPLSPKENTPQHCIMNPDSIYGISKLAGERWCEYYALHHGLDVRSLRFPGLIGWQSEPGGGTTDYAVHIFHEALKNQAYDCFLTENTRLPMMSMPDAIRATVELMQAEKEKISIRSSYNIAGINFTPGELAAAIRKHIPGFRISYLENDPRQKIADSWPESIDDSFARSDWNWEPGYDLPGLTSAMLENISRNRTFVHDL from the coding sequence ATGACAAGGGACAAAATTATTGTGACGGGCGCTAACGGACAGGTGGGTACGGAACTGGTTAGCGCTTTGCGTAAAATACACGGCAACTCCAATGTAATTGCTACGGATATAGATCAGCATCCTACTTCTTCGGGAGATTCCGGCCCCTTCGAATACCTCAATGTCCTTGACCAGGAGAACCTCCGGCGTCTTTTGGATACCTATCGTCCTCGTGAGGTGTATCATTTGGCTGCACTGCTCTCAGCCGTGGGCGAAAAGAAGCCGCAGAAAGCCTGGGAACTGAACATGGATGGCTTGTTGCATATGCTTCGCCTGTCGCTCGAATTTGAAGTTGAAAAAGTGTTCTGGCCCAGTTCAATTGCGGTTTTCGGCCCCTTGTCACCTAAGGAAAACACGCCGCAGCATTGCATAATGAATCCGGACAGCATATACGGGATCAGCAAGCTTGCAGGTGAGCGCTGGTGTGAATATTATGCCCTTCACCACGGCCTGGATGTACGAAGCCTTCGTTTTCCGGGGCTTATCGGCTGGCAATCGGAACCCGGCGGAGGAACCACCGATTATGCCGTTCATATTTTTCATGAAGCCTTAAAGAACCAGGCGTACGACTGCTTTCTTACGGAAAACACAAGGTTGCCTATGATGAGTATGCCTGATGCCATACGGGCAACTGTAGAGCTGATGCAGGCGGAAAAGGAAAAGATCAGCATTCGTTCCTCTTATAATATCGCCGGTATTAATTTTACACCCGGAGAACTCGCGGCCGCCATCCGCAAACATATTCCCGGATTCCGGATAAGCTATCTGGAAAACGACCCCAGGCAAAAAATTGCCGATTCCTGGCCCGAAAGCATTGATGACAGTTTCGCACGCAGCGACTGGAACTGGGAGCCGGGTTATGACCTTCCCGGCTTAACTAGCGCCATGCTGGAAAATATAAGCCGAAACCGTACTTTTGTACATGACCTTTGA